A genomic stretch from Arachis stenosperma cultivar V10309 chromosome 3, arast.V10309.gnm1.PFL2, whole genome shotgun sequence includes:
- the LOC130968420 gene encoding uncharacterized protein LOC130968420: protein MKEGKSAKLNHQQQHQNGHLSPSKFAKLFDPEASWDKDQLGDVLHWIRQVIGLVCGLIWGAIPLVGGIWFILFLVLSTSFIYGYYAIILKVDEEEFGGHGALLQEGLFASTTLFLLSWTLVYSLAHF from the exons ATGAAGGAAGGTAAATCCGCTAAGCTGAATCATCAACAGCAGCACCAGAATGGTCACCTTTCACCTTCTAAATTCGCTAAATTGTTTGATCCGGAAGCTTCATGGGACAAG GATCAATTGGGAGACGTGTTGCACTGGATTAGACAAGTCATTGGCCTTGTATGTGGATTAATTTGGGGTGCCATACCTTTGGTTGGAGGAATATGGTTTATCCT TTTCTTAGTGTTGTCAACTTCGTTCATATATGGCTATTATGCAATAATATTGAAGGTTGATGAGGAAGAGTTTGGTGGCCATGGAGCCCTCCTCCAAGAGGGGCTTTTTGCATCTACAACCCTTTTCCTG CTTTCCTGGACTTTAGTTTACAGTTTGGCACACTTCTGA